In Halorhabdus rudnickae, the following proteins share a genomic window:
- a CDS encoding NAD(P)/FAD-dependent oxidoreductase has protein sequence MIGVVGGGIAGLAAAHRLQQQGYDVTVFEASTDLGGLAATYATAGDPVEKFYHHLSKSEETIVEWIEELGLSDDLEWRYGSDAYYVDGVVHPMDKPWEILAYPHLSLYDKFRLGMLVLDIDVRGGIPSFDTYERLADFEDVPVKEFILDHTSRGCFERFFKPLLEAKFGDRWEDVSAAWLLGRVKFRGERDILKGELLGYLEGGFGRLIDAMLASVGRENVVTGARVTDLGIEADEVESLTVETAGGADSETQTHDVDAVVVATMPDVLEHLTGYECAIDFQGTICSVISIEESLTDTYWLNIADEAPFGALIEHTNYIPPERYSGEHLLYAVKYVQDLDDDLWQQDDAGVEETWLEGIEDLFPDFDREDINWIETARNPKTAPIYERGYLDMVVPYDLGDDVAEGVYYAGMASQAQYPERSLNGAIVAGETCAGLIGESQ, from the coding sequence ATGATTGGTGTCGTCGGGGGCGGGATCGCCGGATTGGCTGCGGCCCACCGCCTCCAGCAACAGGGTTACGACGTGACAGTGTTCGAGGCGAGCACGGACCTCGGCGGACTGGCGGCGACGTACGCAACCGCCGGTGATCCCGTCGAGAAGTTCTACCATCATCTCTCGAAATCCGAGGAGACGATCGTCGAATGGATCGAGGAACTCGGCTTGAGTGACGATCTGGAGTGGCGCTACGGCAGCGACGCCTACTACGTCGACGGCGTCGTCCACCCGATGGACAAACCCTGGGAGATCCTCGCCTATCCGCACCTCTCACTGTACGATAAGTTCCGTCTGGGGATGCTCGTGCTGGACATCGACGTACGCGGCGGGATCCCTTCTTTCGACACTTACGAACGACTGGCGGACTTCGAGGACGTTCCGGTCAAGGAGTTCATCCTCGATCACACCTCGCGGGGTTGTTTCGAGCGCTTTTTCAAACCGCTGCTGGAGGCGAAGTTCGGCGACCGCTGGGAGGACGTCAGTGCCGCCTGGCTGTTGGGCCGCGTGAAGTTCCGTGGCGAACGGGACATCCTCAAAGGCGAACTGCTGGGCTATCTCGAAGGGGGGTTTGGCAGGCTCATCGACGCGATGCTTGCCTCTGTCGGCCGAGAAAACGTCGTTACGGGCGCCCGCGTGACCGACCTCGGGATCGAGGCCGACGAGGTCGAATCGCTCACTGTCGAGACAGCCGGCGGGGCTGATAGCGAGACCCAGACCCACGATGTCGATGCGGTGGTCGTCGCAACGATGCCGGACGTCCTGGAACACCTGACGGGCTATGAGTGTGCGATCGACTTCCAGGGAACGATCTGTTCGGTCATCAGCATAGAGGAGTCGCTGACGGACACCTACTGGCTGAACATCGCCGATGAGGCGCCCTTCGGCGCGCTGATCGAACACACCAATTACATCCCGCCCGAGCGATACAGCGGTGAACACCTGCTGTACGCCGTCAAGTACGTTCAGGACCTCGACGACGACCTCTGGCAGCAGGACGACGCGGGCGTCGAGGAGACGTGGCTCGAGGGGATCGAGGATCTGTTCCCCGATTTCGATCGGGAAGACATCAACTGGATCGAGACGGCACGCAACCCCAAGACCGCGCCCATCTACGAGCGCGGTTACCTCGACATGGTCGTGCCCTACGATCTTGGCGATGACGTGGCCGAGGGTGTCTACTACGCGGGCATGGCCTCCCAAGCCCAGTACCCGGAACGCTCGCTGAACGGAGCGATCGTCGCTGGCGAAACGTGTGCCGGGTTGATCGGCGAGTCACAGTGA
- a CDS encoding VOC family protein, protein MPGIVFFGSEQYESIASFYVEAVDATVWLEQSACAILRYDSFLFGFCDRETAETEGVLTFVTDTRDGVDAYYERLADRARGSPRENDEYDIYQFFAEDPEGRTMEFQTFLHDTDPV, encoded by the coding sequence ATGCCCGGGATCGTGTTTTTCGGGTCCGAGCAGTACGAATCGATCGCGTCGTTTTACGTCGAGGCCGTCGACGCGACAGTCTGGCTCGAACAGTCGGCGTGTGCGATTCTCCGGTACGATTCCTTTCTGTTCGGCTTTTGTGACCGCGAGACGGCCGAGACTGAGGGCGTGTTGACGTTCGTCACCGACACCCGGGACGGTGTCGACGCGTACTACGAGCGACTCGCCGATCGCGCTCGTGGCTCACCGAGAGAGAACGACGAGTACGACATTTACCAGTTCTTTGCCGAGGACCCCGAGGGACGAACGATGGAGTTCCAGACGTTTCTCCACGACACGGATCCAGTCTGA
- a CDS encoding DUF6149 family protein, with protein MKIKQSVKHWAAKQSLTAPIVGDMVADRLVDIHTDFFLDWADEERREERRDRLEELFDATMDTYVAALQAGYPEAEAREITHAQANFDFYNHGWTEMMEFPVDEVEAHYDRYADFFDAHGITIDDPLGEFAPESGLPEAPSTPEKLDDPEHPHAIGGFADDVYVETGDGEVVIGGGEEPEEVAVDNAPGVDPEAVEDAEIES; from the coding sequence ATGAAGATCAAACAGAGCGTCAAACACTGGGCGGCCAAACAAAGCTTGACCGCGCCGATCGTCGGCGATATGGTCGCCGACCGGCTGGTCGATATTCATACCGACTTCTTCCTGGACTGGGCCGACGAGGAGCGCCGCGAGGAGCGCCGTGATCGGCTAGAAGAGCTGTTCGACGCAACGATGGACACCTACGTCGCTGCCCTCCAAGCGGGGTATCCCGAGGCCGAAGCACGAGAGATAACCCACGCGCAGGCCAACTTCGACTTCTACAACCACGGTTGGACCGAGATGATGGAGTTTCCCGTCGACGAGGTCGAGGCCCACTACGATCGCTACGCCGACTTCTTCGACGCTCACGGCATCACCATCGACGATCCGTTGGGCGAGTTCGCACCTGAAAGCGGACTGCCTGAGGCACCGTCAACGCCGGAGAAACTCGACGATCCCGAACACCCCCACGCGATCGGTGGCTTTGCCGACGACGTTTATGTCGAGACCGGCGATGGCGAGGTTGTGATCGGCGGCGGGGAGGAACCTGAGGAAGTGGCCGTCGATAACGCCCCCGGCGTCGATCCCGAGGCCGTCGAGGACGCCGAGATCGAGTCCTGA
- a CDS encoding NAD(P)/FAD-dependent oxidoreductase: MTTSHVILGDGIAGSSAAETIREADPDAEVTVITEEGEPLYNRILIKEFAKGKLPEDPIAIHEEEWYDERDIALELNTHVTSVDTDAKVVEAHDGSTYEYDNLLVATGGTPIELPVENSDADGIHHFWTFEDARRIRQHAAEAETGVIVGAGLLGIDLAAICGAQGVDADYLMRGNRWWRYALTLDGAEIIHQALRDLGVELVFESGLDHFEVDDDDHVSGAIDSNGEFHDAEFAAVAVGLDYNTEFLQGTPVELEEGIVVDEHMQTNVEGVYAAGDLTRYYDVILDEPAQNGSWGSAKEQGAIAGANMVADEPVETFRYVSTYSITHFDFPFLSFGHPTLGDESAERKYTDDEWRRLTFKDGHLVGGVLIGDLSQQSAFKRIIREERPVADQKEALLEPEVDLESLAAPAAEQ; the protein is encoded by the coding sequence ATGACCACGTCGCACGTGATCCTCGGCGACGGGATCGCGGGCAGTTCCGCCGCGGAGACGATCCGCGAGGCAGATCCCGACGCTGAGGTGACCGTCATCACCGAGGAGGGCGAACCCCTCTACAACCGGATCCTGATCAAGGAGTTCGCCAAGGGAAAACTCCCCGAGGACCCAATCGCGATCCACGAAGAGGAGTGGTACGATGAACGCGACATCGCCCTCGAACTCAACACCCACGTCACGAGCGTCGACACCGACGCGAAGGTCGTCGAGGCCCATGACGGCTCGACCTATGAGTACGACAACCTGCTCGTGGCGACCGGTGGGACGCCGATCGAACTCCCCGTCGAAAACAGCGACGCCGACGGGATCCATCACTTCTGGACCTTCGAGGACGCTCGGCGGATCCGTCAACACGCCGCGGAAGCCGAGACGGGCGTGATCGTCGGCGCGGGCCTGCTCGGAATCGACCTCGCGGCGATTTGTGGCGCCCAGGGCGTCGACGCTGACTACCTGATGCGGGGCAACCGGTGGTGGCGCTACGCGCTGACGCTCGACGGCGCGGAGATCATCCACCAGGCACTCCGGGATCTGGGGGTAGAACTGGTCTTCGAGAGCGGACTCGACCACTTCGAAGTCGACGACGACGACCACGTCAGCGGCGCGATCGACTCGAACGGCGAGTTCCACGATGCGGAGTTCGCCGCAGTCGCCGTCGGTCTGGACTACAATACGGAGTTCCTCCAGGGCACGCCGGTCGAACTCGAGGAGGGCATCGTCGTCGACGAGCACATGCAGACGAACGTCGAGGGTGTCTACGCGGCTGGCGACCTGACCCGCTATTACGACGTCATCCTCGACGAACCGGCACAGAACGGCTCGTGGGGGAGCGCCAAAGAGCAAGGCGCCATCGCCGGGGCGAACATGGTCGCCGACGAACCCGTCGAGACGTTCCGGTACGTCTCCACCTACTCGATCACGCACTTTGACTTCCCGTTTCTCTCCTTTGGCCATCCGACGCTTGGCGACGAATCGGCCGAGCGCAAGTACACCGACGACGAGTGGCGGCGACTCACCTTCAAGGACGGCCACCTCGTCGGCGGCGTCCTGATTGGAGATCTCTCCCAGCAGAGTGCGTTCAAACGGATTATCCGCGAGGAACGACCCGTCGCCGATCAGAAGGAGGCCCTGCTGGAACCAGAAGTTGATCTCGAATCACTTGCCGCACCGGCCGCCGAACAGTAG
- a CDS encoding DUF7124 domain-containing protein — MHGDSDGEMTLAFDLDALRQLAHPDAVFTDARQWSEYVGIVSEEPTYVVTNFARKHRVRQDFFSGPRGRIESLENVMDQFETPRYVYVGTDDDAATLAEEAGWEFLDVADAAEAAEWELGDPEPPAQAEQEETREDWP, encoded by the coding sequence ATGCACGGCGATTCGGACGGCGAGATGACCCTCGCTTTCGATCTCGATGCACTGCGACAGTTGGCTCACCCCGACGCAGTGTTCACTGACGCCCGCCAGTGGAGCGAGTACGTCGGCATCGTCTCCGAGGAACCGACGTACGTCGTCACCAACTTCGCGCGGAAACACCGCGTCCGACAGGACTTCTTCTCCGGGCCTCGCGGTCGCATTGAGAGCCTCGAAAACGTCATGGATCAGTTCGAGACGCCGCGGTACGTCTACGTCGGCACCGACGACGATGCGGCGACACTGGCTGAAGAGGCCGGCTGGGAGTTTCTCGATGTCGCAGACGCGGCCGAGGCCGCCGAGTGGGAACTCGGCGATCCTGAACCACCGGCCCAGGCCGAGCAGGAAGAGACTCGTGAAGACTGGCCGTGA